From Nyctibius grandis isolate bNycGra1 chromosome 27, bNycGra1.pri, whole genome shotgun sequence, one genomic window encodes:
- the LOC137674010 gene encoding green-sensitive opsin, which produces MNGTEGINFYVPMSNKTGVVRSPFEYPQYYLAEPWKYSIVCCYIFFLISTGLPINLLTLLVTFKHKKLRQPLNYILVNLAVADLFMACFGFTVTFYTAWNGYFVFGPRGCAVEGFFATLGGQVALWSLVVLAIERYVVVCKPMGNFRFSASHAMVGIAFTWVMAFSCAAPPLFGWSRYMPEGMQCSCGPDYYTHNPDYHNESYVLYMFIIHFVIPVMVIFFSYGRLICKVREAAAQQQESATTQKAEKEVTRMVILMVLGFMLAWTPYAVVAFWIFTNKGADFTATLMSVPAFFSKSSSLYNPIIYVLMNKQFRNCMITTICCGKNPFGDEDVSSAISQSKTEVSSISSSQVSPA; this is translated from the exons ATGAATGGGACGGAAGGTATCAATTTTTACGTGCCTATGTCCAACAAGACAGGGGTGGTACGAAGCCCCTTCGAGTACCCCCAGTACTATCTAGCCGAGCCCTGGAAATACAGCATCGTGTGCTGCTACAtcttcttcctcatctccaCCGGTTTGCCCATCAACCTCCTCACCCTCCTGGTCACCTTCAAACACAAGAAGCTCCGGCAGCCACTCAACTACATCTTGGTCAACTTGGCGGTGGCTGACCTCTTCATGGCCTGCTTTGGCTTCACGGTCACCTTCTACACTGCCTGGAATGGCTACTTCGTCTTTGGACCCAGGGGATGTGCCGTGGAGGGCTTCTTTGCCACGTTGGGAG GCCAAGTCGCCCTGTGGTCCCTGGTCGTCTTGGCCATCGAGCGCTACGTCGTTGTCTGCAAACCCATGGGAAACTTCCGCTTCTCCGCAAGCCACGCCATGGTGGGCATCGCTTTTACCTGGGTCATGGCCTTTTCCTGTGCCGCTCCACCCCTCTTCGGCTGGTCCAG ATACATGCCGGAGGGGATGCAGTGTTCCTGCGGCCCCGACTACTACACCCACAACCCCGACTACCACAACGAGTCCTACGTCCTCTACATGTTCATCATCCACTTCGTCATCCCGGTCATggtcattttcttctcctacGGGCGCCTCATTTGCAAAGTCCGAGAG gcagctgcccagcagcaggagTCAGCCACGACCcagaaggcagagaaggagGTGACACGGATGGTGATCCTCATGGTGCTGGGGTTTATGCTGGCCTGGACACCCTACGCTGTGGTGGCATTCTGGATCTTCACCAACAAGGGAGCGGACTTCACCGCCACGCTCATGTCAGTGCCTGCCTTCTTCTCCAAGAGCTCCTCCCTCTACAACCCCATCATCTACGTCCTCATGAACAAACAG TTCCGTAATTGCATGATCACCACAATCTGCTGTGGCAAGAACCCTTTCGGGGATGAAGACGTCTCCTCCGCTATATCCCAGAGCAAGACCGAGgtctcctccatctcctccagccAAGTATCACCTGCGTAG